A genomic region of Ursus arctos isolate Adak ecotype North America unplaced genomic scaffold, UrsArc2.0 scaffold_8, whole genome shotgun sequence contains the following coding sequences:
- the MTLN gene encoding mitoregulin, whose amino-acid sequence MADVSERTLQLSVLVAFASGVLVGWQANRLRRRYLDWRKRRLQDKLATTQKKLDLA is encoded by the coding sequence ATGGCGGACGTGTCCGAGCGGACGCTGCAGCTGTCTGTGCTGGTGGCCTTCGCTTCCGGAGTGCTCGTGGGCTGGCAGGCGAACCGGCTACGGAGGCGCTACCTGGACTGGAGGAAGCGGAGGCTGCAGGACAAGCTGGCGACGACTCAGAAGAAGCTGGACCTGGCCTGA